In the genome of Candidatus Nitrosotenuis sp. DW1, one region contains:
- a CDS encoding PQQ-dependent sugar dehydrogenase — MNKKIRIAGIIAALVVSVIILSSPSSAPPLPQPNVESKNESIQVLATNLKKPWAIAFAKDRIFVTEKEGAIRVIQSDTLLDEPLTVLRAANVYGGGLLGITTHPDFENNHLLYAYYTYSENDVLFNKVLRITESDNKLKDAVIIIDKIPGSQFYNGGVIKFGPDGKLYVATGLPSENSHDSQDLFSLAGKILRLNDDGTIPDDNPFPNSPVFSLGHRDPQGMAWDKYGSLYVTEMGPTKNDEINLVKPGQNYGWPEQECSGKEDYVDPVKCYDPSIEPGGIVFYSGDKLEYNDSLIMATLRGSNLYKLDVSENKIVSQKSILGGTGRIRDVGLGPDGYLYVITSNTDGKAFPDKLDDKLLRILK; from the coding sequence ATTGCTGCACTTGTGGTGTCTGTAATCATTCTTTCATCGCCATCTAGCGCTCCCCCTCTTCCGCAACCAAATGTGGAATCAAAAAACGAATCCATTCAGGTTCTTGCAACAAATCTCAAAAAGCCTTGGGCAATTGCATTTGCCAAAGATAGAATCTTTGTGACAGAAAAGGAAGGTGCGATCCGAGTTATTCAGTCAGACACTTTGCTTGATGAGCCTCTGACGGTTTTGAGAGCTGCAAACGTTTACGGAGGAGGATTACTTGGAATTACGACGCATCCTGACTTTGAAAATAACCATCTCCTTTATGCATATTACACATATTCTGAAAATGACGTACTTTTCAACAAGGTTCTCCGTATAACTGAATCAGATAACAAGCTCAAAGACGCAGTAATCATTATTGATAAAATTCCTGGCTCGCAGTTCTATAACGGGGGTGTGATAAAATTCGGACCAGATGGAAAATTATACGTCGCTACCGGCCTGCCGTCTGAAAACTCTCATGATTCCCAAGACTTGTTCTCACTTGCAGGAAAAATTCTTCGACTAAACGATGATGGGACAATACCTGACGACAACCCGTTTCCAAACTCGCCTGTGTTTTCTCTGGGACACAGAGACCCGCAGGGCATGGCATGGGACAAGTACGGTAGTCTCTATGTTACCGAGATGGGCCCGACAAAAAACGATGAAATCAACCTTGTCAAACCGGGACAGAACTATGGCTGGCCAGAACAGGAATGCTCTGGAAAAGAAGACTATGTTGATCCCGTAAAATGCTATGACCCGAGCATAGAGCCTGGAGGAATTGTGTTTTATAGTGGGGACAAGCTTGAATATAATGACAGCTTGATTATGGCAACATTGCGCGGATCAAACTTATACAAACTAGACGTATCTGAGAACAAAATAGTATCACAAAAAAGCATATTGGGTGGAACTGGAAGAATCAGAGACGTAGGACTGGGACCTGACGGCTACCTTTACGTTATCACATCAAACACGGATGGCAAGGCATTTCCTGACAAATTGGACGACAAGCTGTTGAGAATACTGAAATAA
- a CDS encoding hydroxymethylglutaryl-CoA reductase, degradative yields MKFDVSRFFEKDRKERIDIVAKFANLTEQEIQTLENSGGISFEQADKMVENAIGTFSFPLGIATNFTINKKEYLVPMVIEEPSVIAAASKAAKIAKIRGGFEMQNDESYSIGQIQVVNVDVDSAMQKILKSSKEILDLANSKSNTLSKIGKGAKEISCKEIRTDAGPMLIVELLIDVGDAMGANVTNTMCEGIAPLIEKITNGKVILRILSNYSTRRMVSGTATFEKEAVGGQETVDNIILAYQFAAYDEYRAVTHNKGIMNGIIAVANATGQDTRAIEAAAHAYASKNGRYTSLTQWDKDNDGNLVGRIEIPMSVGIVGGIINVHPTAKICTKILGVQSASELACIIGAAGLAQNFSALRALASEGIQKGHMRLHARNIAAAAGATNDQIDTLVKKMTSEGNISINRAREILGEL; encoded by the coding sequence TTGAAATTCGACGTTTCGCGGTTTTTTGAAAAAGACAGAAAGGAGAGAATTGACATTGTCGCCAAATTTGCAAATCTGACTGAACAGGAAATACAGACTCTTGAGAATTCTGGAGGGATTTCATTTGAGCAGGCAGACAAAATGGTTGAAAATGCTATAGGAACATTTTCATTCCCGCTTGGAATTGCGACTAATTTTACAATAAACAAAAAAGAATACCTAGTCCCAATGGTGATAGAAGAACCGTCGGTGATTGCAGCTGCATCAAAGGCTGCCAAGATAGCAAAGATACGCGGTGGTTTTGAAATGCAAAATGACGAGTCATACAGCATAGGGCAAATACAGGTGGTAAATGTAGATGTGGATTCTGCCATGCAAAAAATTCTCAAATCTTCAAAGGAAATACTGGACTTGGCAAATTCCAAAAGCAACACCCTGTCAAAAATAGGCAAGGGTGCAAAGGAGATCTCTTGCAAGGAAATCAGAACGGATGCAGGTCCGATGCTAATTGTCGAACTGCTAATCGATGTTGGCGACGCAATGGGGGCAAATGTAACAAACACAATGTGCGAGGGAATAGCACCACTCATAGAAAAAATCACAAACGGCAAGGTAATCCTTCGAATACTCTCAAACTATTCTACACGGAGAATGGTGAGTGGCACTGCGACATTTGAAAAGGAAGCAGTTGGAGGGCAAGAGACAGTTGACAACATCATTCTGGCATACCAGTTTGCAGCATATGACGAGTACCGTGCAGTAACACACAACAAGGGAATAATGAACGGAATCATCGCAGTAGCAAACGCAACAGGACAAGATACTCGCGCAATCGAGGCCGCTGCGCATGCATACGCCTCAAAAAACGGAAGATACACATCGCTTACACAATGGGACAAGGACAATGATGGAAACCTGGTTGGTAGAATCGAGATCCCAATGTCAGTTGGAATAGTGGGGGGAATCATCAACGTGCATCCGACTGCAAAAATATGTACAAAAATACTTGGAGTTCAGTCTGCAAGCGAACTTGCCTGCATAATTGGGGCTGCTGGACTTGCTCAGAACTTTAGTGCTCTGCGTGCACTCGCATCGGAGGGAATCCAAAAAGGTCACATGCGGCTACACGCAAGAAACATTGCTGCTGCGGCAGGTGCGACAAATGATCAAATCGACACCCTTGTAAAGAAAATGACCTCAGAGGGCAATATTTCGATTAATCGGGCACGTGAGATTTTAGGGGAACTTTGA
- the hisG gene encoding ATP phosphoribosyltransferase has protein sequence MTKVKFAIPKGSLEDATFAILERSWTKVQRKSRTYRVTLDDPDIAVKMLRPQEIPTFVSDGLYDVGITGKDWIGETKSDVEPLLDLEYGKIKLVVAIPDTYRFKSLDEMIASYAKQKRILRISSEYLTTASKFIKQLKSYKKYYGNKDPQIVTPWLRIGTNKSVQIHLSFGATEAKPPDDVDAIMDVTETGTTLEQNQLKIVDTVLQSSAHLIANKNSLRDKTKREKIFDIITVMRGAVEGRKYLHIYLNVEEKNMPKLLSSLPSLKRPTISPLSENGWYGVNTIVPKSEFHKMIPKLRKIAQGLVVHEPRQILELEEIKRHEEN, from the coding sequence ATGACCAAAGTAAAATTTGCCATTCCAAAGGGAAGCCTTGAGGACGCAACCTTTGCCATTCTAGAAAGGTCGTGGACCAAGGTTCAGCGCAAGAGCCGCACATACAGGGTAACACTAGATGATCCTGACATTGCTGTAAAAATGCTAAGGCCGCAGGAAATCCCTACGTTTGTATCTGACGGCTTGTATGATGTTGGCATTACCGGAAAGGACTGGATTGGCGAAACAAAGTCCGACGTGGAGCCGCTCTTGGATCTGGAATATGGGAAAATAAAACTCGTAGTGGCAATACCTGACACTTATCGATTCAAGTCGCTAGATGAGATGATTGCGTCATATGCAAAACAAAAAAGAATACTGCGAATATCCTCAGAATATCTTACAACTGCCTCAAAATTCATAAAACAACTAAAGTCATACAAAAAATACTACGGTAACAAAGACCCGCAAATTGTCACACCCTGGCTCCGTATTGGAACTAACAAAAGCGTGCAGATTCATCTGTCGTTTGGCGCAACAGAAGCCAAGCCGCCAGATGACGTAGATGCGATAATGGATGTGACTGAAACTGGAACCACACTTGAACAAAACCAGCTAAAGATAGTTGATACTGTTTTACAATCAAGTGCTCACCTAATTGCAAACAAGAACTCGTTGCGTGATAAGACAAAGAGGGAAAAAATCTTTGACATCATTACCGTCATGAGGGGTGCAGTTGAGGGAAGAAAATATCTACACATTTACTTAAACGTGGAAGAAAAAAACATGCCCAAGTTGCTAAGCAGCTTGCCCTCACTCAAGCGCCCGACGATTAGTCCGCTGAGCGAAAATGGCTGGTATGGCGTGAATACAATAGTTCCAAAATCTGAATTTCACAAAATGATCCCAAAGCTTAGAAAGATTGCACAGGGCCTAGTAGTGCACGAGCCGAGGCAGATCCTAGAACTTGAGGAGATAAAGCGTCACGAAGAAAATTGA